GGTGCGCCACTCCCCCGCCGGCGGGTGGCCCGTGGCGACAGCCGGCGGATTGACAGCCGCCACCGCCGGATGTTGGCTGACGACCCGACTCGCTCACGGGCCGGACGCCGGGTGGTATTGGACGCAGCATGACGAGTGGAGCTGCAGGCACCCTCCGCGTCGATCGGACCACAGTGACCGCAGTGCCGACCACTCGGTCGGACCCAGGCGCCGCGGAGTGCAACTTCACGTTCGGACTCCGAGGTGCGAGGCTGTCCACCATGGCCGACCCGACAGTGACCGCGGACGCGGCGTGGCATTCCATCCCATCAGACGACATCAGCGTGACGGTCCCCGGCAGGCCTCCGAGCACCTGACGGCGACCATCGCCCGGAGCCCTGCAGTCCGCCATCGCGCGCCCCGAGTTGCCCGCCAGCGCCCGGTGGTGCCGCCCGCAACGAGGAGGACATCATGACCGAGCCATCGACCACTGGCCGCCCCGACACCGGGTACGCACCGGTGAACGGCCTGCGGATGTACTACGAGATCCACGGGTCGGGCGGGACGCCGCTGCTCCTGCTGCACGGCGGACTGTTCAACATCGACCTGCAGTTTGGTCAGGTACTGCCCGGCCTGGCGCAGACGCGGCAGGTCATCGCCACGGACTTCCAGGCCCACGGCCGGACCAACGACATCGATCGCCCCCTGACGGCCGCCGATCTGACGTCCGACGTCGTTGACATGCTCGAGCACGTGGGGATCGGTCGCGTCGACGTCTTCGGGTTCAGCGTCGGCGGTGCTGTCGCTCTCCACCTCGCCATCACGCACCCACAGTTGATCCGCAAGCTGATCGTGTCGTCCGTTTCGTTCCACCCGGACGGTGATCGACCCGAGAACGCAGAGGCGGTCGGCCAGATGACGGTCGACATGATCGCCGGCACCCCGATGGAGCAGGACTATCTGGCCAAGTCGCCGAACCCCGACAAGCTGCAGGACCTGCTCGACAAACTGGGCACCTTCGACCAGGGGTTCACGGGCTGGGCCGACGCGGAGATCGAAGGGATCGCCGCGCCGACCCTGATCACGGTCGGTGACTGCGACGCCGTCACCCTCGAGCATGCGGTCCGCTTCCTGCAACTGCGCGGTGGCGACGTCAACGGCGACTTCGTCGGTGTCCCCGCCTCACAGCTGGCCGTGTTCCCTGGCACCACGCACTTCTTCGGCCTGGCCCGCACCAACCTGGTGCTGGACGCGGTCACGACGTTCCTCGACGCACCGGCCGCCGCGTCCTGACCCGGATTCGGGCCGGACTCGAGCAGGTTGGCCGTGCTCGAGGACATCACCGGCGATGCGGACGATCGATGACGGCGTCCCGCTGGCGTTCTCTTGCGTCGGTGATCGTGACGTGCGCCTCGCCGATCGCGAACACGCCTCGTCGAGGCAGCGGCCAGCCGCCGTTGCGTGCCTGCTCGCGTAGCCGGCCGCTGGTCGAACACAGCTCGACACCGTGCACCCGCCGTCACCGCTGGACGGGATCGACGAGCAGATCAACCAAGGGCGGGCCGCGGCCGGGCCGGGGCCGCTCGCCAGCACCGGTCGTGGTGCGAAGTGTCGACGTGCCGCCCAACCGGCTGCCCGAGATCCAGGCGTTCGCACCCGTCGATCCGCATCCTGACAACGCCTGATCCGGACGGCTTCGGACGGGCGGATCACTTCGCGCGGGTGTGGGGCGTCGAAACCTGTCTCTGGCGACCAACGGCTCATTCCGGCCCGACTGTCCGTGAACCGACATTGACCGCGACCGCGCGGCACACTCGCAGCGCCGACCACATCACGGCAGCTGAGGTCCGCACTTCAGACGTTGACCACAGCGCCCCGGCCGCTGACGTCGCCGACGACCACGTCTGCATTGTGATGTATCAGCAGGGCCGCGTGCGACATCCACCTACCGACGTCCGCGGGACCCCACCCCGGGCACACGCCGATCCGTGGTCATGACGAACGGACACCCAGGCTGCGGTTCGGCGCTCCGACAACGAGGAGACGACCAATGACTCACGTTCCGCAAATGACCGATCTTCCGCAGACGATCCGGCGAGGATCGAAGGGCGGCGTTGTGAAGGGCCTGCAGAACGTCCTTCGTCAGCGCGGCCACCACGTAGTGATCGACGGCGTGTTCGGACCCGCGACCGAGGCTGCGGTCGTGCAGTTCCAGCACGTTGTCGGCCTCGCCGTGGACGGGATCGTCGGACCGAACACCTGGAGTGCGCTCAACGTGCACCTCGTGCAGTCCGGCGAGACGCTCTTCCAGATCGCAGCGGCGGCTCTCGGCGACGGCAGTCGCTGGCCTGAGATCTTCGACCTCAATCGCGACATCGTCGCCGACGCGAACCACATCGTCCCGGGCCAGGTGCTGGCGCTGCCGAGCGAGGGGTTGACCGCGATCTGACCGCGCGGCCAATGTCCAGGTCCTACCCCGGTGGTAGCGGGACGCGGCCCGAGCGGTGGCCGACAACGTCGGTGAGCGCGAGGTGCTCCGGTCGTTGTGACGGGTGACCGCCTCGATCTTCACGTGCACAGCGCCCCGGCTGTGCACGTGGACCTCCGACGGCAGGCTCGCGTACGGCCGAGCATCAGCACCCCACCGGCTCCGACACTGAACGGGCGCCGTGAACGCAGCCGTACGGTCGCGTCATGGCCGGACGCCTCCACAGACACACGGCCGCCGCGCCCGACGGTCATGACGGCCCGCATCGGCCATCCCTCGGAACGGGCGTCACGGGCGGGTAGTCGCCAACACCGATGAACAGGTACGGCCCGTCGTACCGGATCCTCGAACTGGCGACGTCGCAGGCGCACCCGGTCGCGACGCCCGTTCCGCTCGTGGGCCTCCGCGCGACACACGGTCGCCCAGAAGGTGCGATCGCTGGCCGCCGACCACCGTGCGATGCGTTGCAGCCACGTGCAGGCGCGCGACGGGCCGGCGTGCGCGCGATGGGGAACGCCTCCACTCCCCCGAGGTCGTCCGCGCCGCGCTGTCGCACCCCGACGCGCGCCTGCCAGACCCAGTCCAGGTTGATGCCGTCCGGGCCGGTGAACGCGCGCCCGCGGGGCACCTTCCCAGGTGGCGGCGCGCTGGAACCGGAGGTGCCGATCGGCCGTGCCGGGACACCAGCCCGACGTGCTCGCCGATGTCCCCACCGGACCCACCGGTGATCCGTTCCCGCACCGCGACGATCGCTGCGGTGGACGCGAGGGTCGTCGAAGCGGACCGTGTGGAGGATCGGGCGGGCGTGAACGGCACGCGCCGTCAGCCGGACGACGACGTCCCGTCGGAGCGCAGACGGCGCTCCACCTCGCGGACGGTGGCGTCGACCGCGTCGAGGAACGCCTGCTTGGCGTCGCGGGCGTCAGCGCGGACCGCCTCGTCGTCAGAGGCGGCCTGGATGCCGTCCAGTGCCTCGTTGACCGCCGCCCGGGCCTTGTCAAAGCCGACCTTCGACGACAGGTCCGCCCGCGACAGTTCCTCGTCCGCGTGCAGCTTCAACTTCAGCGCCAGCGCCGACAGGCGGTCGGCAACCCGCGACCACGCCTCGCCCGTGTCCACCACGTCATCTCCCATCGCAAGCCTCACGTCGCCCCAGTTGACCACGTCGGACGCTGGCTCGCAGGGCCGAAGGATCCGCCGACGGCGAAGTGACCAGCGCGGCACGGCGCCGGGACAGCCCCGTGTCGACCAGTTTCACATCATCGCCAGTCGGCTGAGCGTGGTCGGACATCGGGTGCGACCCCAGACTGGCCGCGTCCGACGTGGGTATCGAGTACCTGTGGTCCCACCCCCCGCGCGCGGCCGGGCATCGTCCGCACGGACCAGGAAGCTCGACATGTTCGATGAACTGCTCGACGACCTCGACCCGGATCGCCGTGCCGCGGTGTCCAACGTGATCGCGCAGGTCCTGGCGGTCGTCCCGGATGCCGAGCAGGGCAGGAGCTACGGCGTGCCGGCCTTCCGGTGGCGCGGCCGGCCGCTGCTCGGCGTGTCCGTCACGAAATCCCACCTGAGCCTGCTGCCGTTCAGCTCCGACGTCGTCGAGGCCGTCGCCGGTCGACTGGACGGCTTCCGCGTCACGAAGGGAGCGGTCGGATTCACCACCGACAATCCAGTGCCGGCGGACATCATCGCCGACATGGTGCGGCTGCGGATGGCTGAGATCGACGCGTGACCGAAGGACCGTGCATGCCGAGGCTACGCCCGCAGGATGACGTTGACGTCGAGCCACTGGTCGCGTTGGCCCGGCGCGCCTGGACCGATGTCGAGAGGACGATCGACGAGATCCTGGTCATCGGCGTCGATCCACGTGCGCGCAACCGGGGCGTAGGCGGAGCGCTTCTGGACCGGGCCGTGGCGGATCTCCGCGAGCAGGGCGCGCCGGTCATCATGGTCGAGACCGGCGGTGACGACGGGCATGCCCGCGCACTGTACGAGTCGGCCGACTTCACCCGCCTCCCGGTCGCCCAGTACTGGCTGCCCGGCAGCGCGGCAGCCAGCCCGCAGTCCGGATCGTCATCGTGACAGTCGGCCTCAGGCGCCGACGTGTGCCCGGAAGGTCGTTGCCGATGGGAAGTTGCGGGCGACTGGCGTCAGCGGGCCATGTAGCCGCCGTCGACGTACACCTCCGAACCGGTCATGAAGGCCGCATCGTCGCTGGCGAGGTACGCGACGACGGCTGCGCACTCGCGCGGCCGATCCCGCTGGCTCCGCCCGTGACGAGCGCGACCTTGCCCGTCCAGTCCTCTCATGCGGATCTCCTCGCTATCCCCTCACCACGAGCACGGGGCACATGGCGTGGTGCACTGAACGCGGTGCGCTGCACCTCGAGCCCACTCAGGTCGACCTCGGCCTGGTTGATGAACTGGCGCAGCAGACCCTCGGCGTGGTCGTGATGGGCGCGGCGTTCCTCTTCGTCACGAGCGGTCGCCTCACGCATCACGGCCTCATCGGTCGGGAACGTCATCGACGTGCCAGCGGCGACCACCAGTGCCGCAGCGGACGCCTGTCCGGTGCGCAGCGGCTCGTACATGTACATGACGTGCAGTGCAGCCGAGCGGCAGCGGGCCACCTGAGCCGCGAGCCGAAGCGCCTCGAACGAGTGCTGTGATCCGTCGATTCCCGCTACGACCTGTGCCATGAAGACCCCGTTCACTCCTGCGCTGTCCTCCGTTCACTCCTGCGCTGTCCGGTGGACGCGCACTACGGAACGACGACGACAGTGCCTGGGGCGTGGTGGAGGACCTGGTGACTCGTCGATCCCAGGACTGCCCGACGCACGCGACCGAACCCGCGCGTGCCAAGCACCGTGAGGTCCGCGGAGGTCGCGTGCGCGAGGATCGCCCCGGACGGCGTGCCGGGCACGATCTGCGGCGTCACCGTGACGCCGTCGGGAACCCCGACCGCCGCAAGCGCGGACTCCACGACGCGGTCCGCTGACGTGCGGGCCTCGGCGCGCGCGGACTCGATGTGCTCCCGCGTCGCGACACCGCTGAGCAGGGCGGTGTCGGGCAGGGCGAAGCCGTGGACCAGCGTGACGCCGACACCACGCAGTGCCGCCTCCGCCAGTGCCCACCGCAGGGCGCGCCGCGCGGCCCGCGAGCCGTCGATGCCCACCACGACGGACGCGACGTCCGCGCCGCCGCCGGCATCGCGGATCACCGCGACCGGGCACGTTGCGTGTGCGGCGACCCGGTGGCTGGTGGATCCCAGCAGCAGCTCGGTGAACCCTCCGAGCCCGCGGGATCCGACGACGACGAGGTCGGCGTCGTCACTCTCCTCGAGCACCGCATCCGCGTACGGTCGGCCGAGCAGGGGAACGACGGCTGTCGTCCACGCGACCCGCCCGAGCGCCTTGGCGTTGTGCTCGATGACCGCCTCCATGGTCGCCTCGGCGATGTCCCTGCTGGACGTCGTCATCGCCGCGCGGTGCACCTGCATGACGAACCCGAGAACGAGCTCGATCTCCGCGTCGTGCAGTTCCGCTTCGCCGACCGCCCACTCGAGCGCACGGTCCGCGCCATCGCTGCCGTCCACACCCACCACGATGCGACCCATCACACACCTCCGGCGTAGCAACCCTGGAGGTCGAGTCTGCGGCGTTCTACCTGTCACCCGCACGGCACTTGGTCCCGC
The genomic region above belongs to Euzebyales bacterium and contains:
- a CDS encoding peptidoglycan-binding protein, coding for MTDLPQTIRRGSKGGVVKGLQNVLRQRGHHVVIDGVFGPATEAAVVQFQHVVGLAVDGIVGPNTWSALNVHLVQSGETLFQIAAAALGDGSRWPEIFDLNRDIVADANHIVPGQVLALPSEGLTAI
- a CDS encoding DUF1801 domain-containing protein: MFDELLDDLDPDRRAAVSNVIAQVLAVVPDAEQGRSYGVPAFRWRGRPLLGVSVTKSHLSLLPFSSDVVEAVAGRLDGFRVTKGAVGFTTDNPVPADIIADMVRLRMAEIDA
- a CDS encoding alpha/beta hydrolase, with amino-acid sequence MTEPSTTGRPDTGYAPVNGLRMYYEIHGSGGTPLLLLHGGLFNIDLQFGQVLPGLAQTRQVIATDFQAHGRTNDIDRPLTAADLTSDVVDMLEHVGIGRVDVFGFSVGGAVALHLAITHPQLIRKLIVSSVSFHPDGDRPENAEAVGQMTVDMIAGTPMEQDYLAKSPNPDKLQDLLDKLGTFDQGFTGWADAEIEGIAAPTLITVGDCDAVTLEHAVRFLQLRGGDVNGDFVGVPASQLAVFPGTTHFFGLARTNLVLDAVTTFLDAPAAAS
- a CDS encoding universal stress protein; the encoded protein is MAQVVAGIDGSQHSFEALRLAAQVARCRSAALHVMYMYEPLRTGQASAAALVVAAGTSMTFPTDEAVMREATARDEEERRAHHDHAEGLLRQFINQAEVDLSGLEVQRTAFSAPRHVPRARGEGIARRSA
- a CDS encoding universal stress protein; the encoded protein is MGRIVVGVDGSDGADRALEWAVGEAELHDAEIELVLGFVMQVHRAAMTTSSRDIAEATMEAVIEHNAKALGRVAWTTAVVPLLGRPYADAVLEESDDADLVVVGSRGLGGFTELLLGSTSHRVAAHATCPVAVIRDAGGGADVASVVVGIDGSRAARRALRWALAEAALRGVGVTLVHGFALPDTALLSGVATREHIESARAEARTSADRVVESALAAVGVPDGVTVTPQIVPGTPSGAILAHATSADLTVLGTRGFGRVRRAVLGSTSHQVLHHAPGTVVVVP
- a CDS encoding SDR family oxidoreductase, yielding MRGLDGQGRARHGRSQRDRPRECAAVVAYLASDDAAFMTGSEVYVDGGYMAR
- a CDS encoding GNAT family N-acetyltransferase translates to MPRLRPQDDVDVEPLVALARRAWTDVERTIDEILVIGVDPRARNRGVGGALLDRAVADLREQGAPVIMVETGGDDGHARALYESADFTRLPVAQYWLPGSAAASPQSGSSS